A genomic window from Flavobacterium sp. I3-2 includes:
- a CDS encoding gliding motility-associated C-terminal domain-containing protein — MKKTTLLIIFLIISLFCLKAFASDKITNDNNLLESFKRQIAEMRAFDQCSTIFPVPFNETFNTTSTSANCWNAFNLNNDNVSWIDSQTNTYEGNRCKQLPVHNLTFGSTNDWLISPNINLDAIPGTKELKFYVKLSPHLHGNWQVDQVVKVAVSTTGGSNLANFTSTIHPGKTFQNDFYVEVKLDLVNIQTNLPLTGVINVGFHVNRNSYPLGRGVYLDDVIIDAKPTCKDITHLVSCVNQTSVDFSWNTGQNETQWEYCIVSAGLPPLPAGTTTTTASFSTTGLTADTWYTVWVRAICGPNSKSNWTPEYFKTIPSAVQANPFCGDSGAIVFQNNFGSSNTSGYGPIGCLGFTPNAIWYYFEVDTPGNLEFNIVQNTQFNVNGDPVGIPLDVDYVAFGPFNSLDQACSNIEIEYCSTCPGYLQVVDPGSVNPNFYPFGNIVDCSPSPAAIETLSIPNAQVGQIYAVLIANWDGLPGFIKLEQTNSNAPGSGSTNCDFLCEIDLGEDITVCNTASVNLSGQVDTVGDGAITSIQWFKNDILMDVNLYNTLNINVTESGTYKIVIEKDNCTQPSISDEIEVKFIDPFDATQISSPFLVCDLEPDGIQQVDFQALTNTFISTQNLANYQVTYFNTNQNAIDNLSPIDIQNYTITQSKTIYVRISTVGFTNCVTIAPIVLNFKAFEIPIVNFAYQNPICKSNHDKISPILPNDFSFGGIFSSTEGLEINAQTGEINVELSEPGDYVVKYKYTVAEPRCGESKEFETNIKITRDIDIVIQGGCFENKYLLSILDISENGVWNNLTYEWSGNGLNSTKNEFFVDKDGRYNVKVTTPEGCTQTTSIDLADVNCLIPKGISPNGDGLNDAFVLNNLEVLGLKVINRYGKEVYVFGHGYRNEWVGQDKNGNQLPSGTYFYAIQTPRELITGWIQIVREK; from the coding sequence ATGAAAAAAACTACTTTATTAATAATATTTCTAATAATATCTTTATTTTGTTTGAAGGCTTTTGCTTCTGATAAGATTACAAATGATAACAATTTACTTGAATCATTTAAAAGACAAATTGCTGAAATGAGAGCTTTTGACCAATGTTCAACAATTTTTCCAGTTCCTTTTAATGAAACTTTTAATACTACTTCAACATCAGCCAATTGTTGGAATGCATTTAATTTGAATAATGATAACGTTTCTTGGATTGATAGCCAGACAAATACTTACGAAGGTAATAGATGTAAGCAATTACCTGTTCATAATTTGACTTTTGGTTCAACAAACGATTGGTTGATTTCTCCAAATATAAATTTAGATGCAATACCTGGAACAAAAGAATTAAAATTTTATGTGAAATTATCTCCACATTTACATGGAAATTGGCAAGTTGACCAAGTAGTTAAAGTTGCTGTTTCAACAACCGGAGGATCCAATTTAGCAAATTTTACATCAACAATTCATCCAGGAAAAACATTTCAAAATGATTTTTATGTTGAGGTTAAATTGGATTTGGTAAATATTCAAACCAATCTTCCATTGACAGGTGTAATAAATGTCGGATTTCATGTAAATCGAAATAGTTATCCATTAGGAAGAGGAGTTTATTTAGACGATGTAATTATTGATGCAAAGCCAACTTGTAAAGATATCACTCATCTGGTTTCATGTGTAAATCAAACTTCTGTTGATTTTAGTTGGAATACTGGACAAAATGAAACGCAGTGGGAATATTGTATTGTTAGTGCTGGTTTACCACCTTTACCAGCGGGTACAACTACAACGACAGCAAGTTTTTCAACAACGGGATTAACTGCAGATACATGGTACACAGTTTGGGTTCGGGCTATTTGTGGACCAAATTCAAAAAGTAATTGGACACCAGAATATTTTAAAACCATTCCTAGTGCTGTACAAGCAAATCCTTTTTGTGGAGATTCTGGTGCAATTGTATTTCAAAATAATTTCGGTTCAAGTAATACTTCTGGTTACGGTCCAATTGGTTGTTTAGGATTTACTCCAAATGCCATTTGGTATTATTTTGAAGTTGATACTCCTGGAAATTTAGAATTTAATATTGTTCAAAACACACAATTTAATGTCAATGGTGATCCAGTAGGAATTCCATTAGATGTTGATTATGTTGCTTTTGGACCTTTCAATTCATTAGATCAAGCTTGCTCAAATATTGAAATTGAATATTGTTCTACTTGCCCAGGTTATTTACAAGTTGTTGATCCAGGAAGTGTTAATCCAAACTTTTATCCTTTTGGAAATATTGTTGATTGTAGTCCAAGTCCAGCGGCTATTGAAACATTATCGATTCCAAATGCTCAAGTTGGACAAATATATGCCGTATTAATTGCGAATTGGGATGGACTTCCTGGTTTTATAAAATTAGAACAAACCAATTCGAATGCACCAGGTTCAGGTTCAACAAATTGTGATTTTCTTTGCGAAATTGATTTAGGAGAAGACATTACCGTTTGTAATACCGCTAGTGTTAATTTATCAGGACAAGTGGATACTGTAGGTGATGGAGCAATTACTTCGATTCAGTGGTTTAAAAATGATATTTTGATGGATGTAAATCTTTATAATACATTAAATATCAATGTTACAGAATCGGGTACATACAAAATTGTTATTGAAAAAGATAATTGTACACAACCGAGTATCAGCGATGAAATAGAGGTTAAATTTATTGATCCATTTGATGCTACACAAATTTCAAGTCCTTTTTTAGTTTGTGATTTAGAACCTGATGGTATTCAACAAGTAGATTTTCAAGCGTTAACAAATACGTTTATTTCAACTCAAAATTTAGCTAATTATCAAGTAACTTATTTCAATACAAATCAAAATGCAATCGATAATCTAAGTCCAATTGATATTCAGAATTATACAATTACGCAATCGAAAACCATTTATGTAAGAATTTCAACTGTAGGATTTACAAATTGTGTTACCATTGCACCAATAGTTTTAAATTTTAAAGCTTTTGAAATTCCGATTGTAAATTTTGCTTATCAAAATCCAATTTGTAAAAGTAACCATGATAAAATTTCTCCAATCTTACCCAATGATTTTTCTTTTGGTGGAATTTTTAGCAGTACTGAAGGGTTAGAAATCAACGCACAAACAGGTGAAATTAATGTTGAATTATCTGAACCTGGTGATTACGTTGTTAAATATAAATATACTGTAGCTGAACCAAGATGTGGCGAATCTAAAGAGTTTGAAACGAACATAAAAATTACTCGTGATATTGATATTGTAATTCAAGGTGGTTGTTTTGAGAATAAATATTTACTTTCAATTTTAGATATTAGTGAAAACGGTGTTTGGAATAATTTAACTTACGAATGGTCTGGAAATGGATTAAATTCAACGAAAAATGAATTTTTTGTTGATAAAGATGGACGTTATAATGTGAAAGTTACAACTCCGGAAGGTTGTACACAAACGACTTCAATAGATTTGGCAGATGTAAATTGTTTGATTCCTAAAGGAATTTCTCCAAACGGAGATGGTTTAAATGATGCTTTTGTTTTGAATAATTTGGAAGTTCTGGGATTGAAAGTGATTAATCGATATGGAAAAGAAGTTTATGTATTCGGTCATGGATATAGAAACGAATGGGTAGGTCAAGATAAAAATGGAAATCAATTACCAAGCGGTACTTATTTTTACGCCATTCAAACACCAAGAGAATTGATTACAGGTTGGATACAAATTGTAAGAGAAAAATAA